The following coding sequences lie in one Lolium perenne isolate Kyuss_39 chromosome 2, Kyuss_2.0, whole genome shotgun sequence genomic window:
- the LOC127334226 gene encoding uncharacterized protein — MDATTGRAYEDFVPPHNMVTEPATHTLTVDLSAAGYKKEHIRVQLVRSHGLVVVRGERAVAGNRWSRFRLEFRVPDGCDVKGIHAKFEGGVVRVTMPGIKAGPAAAVGGKLPEPAASIRDARGGDKKEDENAQKQPEEERVVKDGGRFDHGAGAVGGMEALAAPASGRGYSYLLERRKLLTTVVGAVLVLFSLGIYVRYSFGA; from the exons ATGGATGCCACCACCGGCCGCGCGTACGAGGACTTCGTGCCTCCGCACAACATGGTCACCGAGCCGGCGACCCACACCCTCACCGTCGACCTCTCTGCCGCAG GGTACAAGAAGGAGCACATCAGGGTGCAGCTGGTCCGGAGCCACGGGCTGGTGGTCGTGCGCGGCGAGCGCGCCGTCGCAGGCAACCGCTGGAGCCGCTTCCGGCTCGAGTTCAGGGTGCCCGACGGCTGCGACGTCAAGGGCATCCACGCCAAGTTCGAGGGAGGCGTCGTGCGGGTAACCATGCCCGGGATCAAGGCTGGGCCTGCAGCCGCGGTTGGCGGCAAGCTGCCGGAGCCCGCTGCCAGCATTCGAGACGCTCGAGGAGGAGACAAGAAGGAAGACGAGAACGCGCAGAAACAGCCGGAGGAGGAGCGTGTGGTGAAAGATGGTGGCCGCTTTGACCATGGCGCTGGCGCCGTCGGAGGAATGGAAGCGCTCGCTGCGCCGGCGTCAGGCCGCGGTTACAGCTACCTCCTGGAGCGTAGGAAGCTGCTGACCACCGTGGTCGGCGCGGTGCTCGTCCTGTTTAGCCTTGGCATTTATGTCAGGTACAGCTTCGGGGCATGA
- the LOC127334225 gene encoding uncharacterized protein — MAQKRAARRGRRTDSSGSVELGHNGAKEPSPEGVEGSQSHRVREGSESTDEETPIRALEGEEDKESEDEEGEEEEKVSEDEEEEEEEVSEEEEEEEVSEEEEEEEREEEWTEAPDPYLQLKRKRASARITRSQQRKVPAPAQQRRKEGEQPSESKKPNSKKITRARAPLQQQLSQSKKSNSKKITPARAALQQQLSQSEMPKSKKLTPAPVQQQGEERAQPSGSEMPKSKRIRRTWTPSDEVQILTALLEHRREQGKLPEPDNNDFFDSIAERLEDRTCTRFTIKDKVRSLMRRYKSFVAPSTDHEHRLADLSNSIWGDLPATHAANAANANNGDDEQDEGEHAMPEAENSSGQNVDKSFQEMCEMYPLLGQEVKRLAGLQPALRTSFTGLDGNKALLMEKKLDKLKWKELKIQAEMEAKVEAPKARVRKELVNVLSEVSKNL, encoded by the coding sequence ATGGCCCAGAAGCGTGCCGCCCGGCGCGGTCGCAGAACCGACTCTTCTGGATCGGTGGAGTTGGGGCACAATGGGGCCAAGGAACCCTCGCCGGAGGGTGTCGAGGGCTCCCAGTCCCATCGTGTCAGGGAGGGAAGTGAATCGACGGACGAGGAGACCCCCATTCGAGCGTTAGAGGGGGAGGAGGATAAGGAAAGCGAAGatgaggagggggaggaggaggagaaggtaagcgaagatgaggaggaggaggaggaggaggtaagcgaagaggaggaggaggaggaggtaagcgaagaggaggaggaggaggaacgcgAAGAGGAATGGACGGAGGCGCCGGATCCATATCTCCAGCTCAAGAGGAAAAGGGCATCGGCAAGGATCACTAGGTCGCAGCAGCGAAAGGTGCCGGCGCCCGCACAGCAACGACGCAAGGAAGGGGAGCAACCTAGCGAGTCGAAGAAGCCCAATTCAAAGAAAATCACTCGGGCACGAGCGCCATTGCAGCAACAGCTTAGCCAGTCCAAGAAGTCCAATTCAAAGAAAATCACTCCGGCTCGGGCGGCATTGCAGCAACAGCTTAGCCAGTCGGAGATGCCCAAGTCAAAGAAACTCACTCCGGCGCCGGTACAGCAGCAAGGCGAGGAAAGAGCACAGCCTAGCGGGTCGGAGATGCCCAAGTCTAAGAGAATCCGGCGTACATGGACTCCCAGCGACGAGGTTCAGATTCTCACGGCGCTCCTCGAGCACCGCCGCGAGCAGGGGAAGCTGCCAGAGCCGGATAACAATGACTTCTTCGACTCCATCGCGGAACGCCTCGAGGACAGGACCTGCACTCGTTTCACTATCAAGGACAAAGTGCGTAGTCTGATGCGCCGCTACAAATCCTTCGTTGCGCCTTCTACTGACCACGAGCACCGCCTTGCGGATCTGTCCAACAGTATCTGGGGAGACCTGCCGGCGACCCACGCTGCCAACGCTGCCAACGCCAACAATGGCGATGACGAGCAGGATGAGGGAGAGCACGCCATGCCTGAGGCTGAGAATAGTAGTGGCCAGAATGTGGACAAGAGCTTCCAGGAAATGTGTGAGATGTATCCTCTTCTTGGGCAGGAGGTGAAGCGGCTCGCAGGGTTACAACCTGCCCTCAGAACCTCCTTCACTGGATTAGATGGCAACAAGGCACTCTTAATGGAGAAGAAACTGGATAAACTCAAGTGGAAAGAGTTGAAGATCCAGGCGGAGATGGAAGCAAAGGTAGAAGCACCAAAGGCAAGGGTTAGGAAGGAGCTTGTCAATGTTTTGTCGGAGGTTTCCAAGAATTTATGA